One genomic region from Gadus morhua chromosome 9, gadMor3.0, whole genome shotgun sequence encodes:
- the LOC115550736 gene encoding protein bassoon, whose product MFSSKFLSGANPLSAMSSAVNKLGRFGDDVGEGDQKKKADSQQGAKGPQQPGTGPQKAGQGPPKQLGNGQVGNPPKPTGQAATQKPGAKSEEQSKAPGKPGPQQKLQQQQQQQQGLPKAGVQPQSAAKGEQQASSKGAQQQASPKPGSPPQQQQQQQHQQGPPKGGLQPKGSPRPEAQQQASKTRSPMGSPKPGQAQSSDRTSPDQRASSGPHGAHQGPKEAKPAGPKAMCPVCTTTELNLRSKAPPNYSTCTRCKTQVCSFCGFSPPDSAGKEWLCLPCQMKRASGSPEPAVHSKVQPSPNKTATTQKLTPSSSPPTPKQVTSAPGSPNPTLSKPREPSSVAEAAKSQKQLSPSPGQKTPQESRKTSGPQKPPDQTNQTGRKQSTQQESGGFFGFGGSKAQPDAAKPEESVTGKMFGFGSSIFNSASTLITTPPVSPKMAAAKDTKPPAVQKAEQEKRPEQPQQAKASPSVQAKVDKAPSEPPKAAASQAAPKAGQSTCPLCKVGLNMGSKDPPNYNTCTDCKNTVCNQCGFSPMPNVGGKEWLCLDCQVKRASGAMGEAGPPVRKPQASPNKALTQKETSIKPSQKQSSPSPGQKTPVESQTKSGPQKPPDEKNQTGRKQSTQQESGGFFGFGGSKTQPEAAKPEESVTGKMFGFGSSIFNSASTLITTPPVSPKLSAAKDTKTPAVQKAEQEKKPEQPQQAKASPSVQAKVDKAPSEPPKAAGSQAAPKAGQSTCPLCKVGLNMGSKDPPNYNTCTDCKNRACNQCGFNPMQNKSEVKEWLCLTCQMQRALGASEAPGQLAVKPQASPKKVSPSPEPQKKVISESAGSPQRKQSMPAVDLNKVEVAKGQDGPKQSSPSPGQKTPQESRKTSGPQKPPDQTNQTGRKQSTQQESGGFFGFGGSKAQPDAAKPEESVTGKMFGFGSSIFNSASTLITTPPVSPKLSAAKDAKTPAVQKAEQEKKPEQPQQAKASPSVQAKVDKAPSEPLKAAASQAAPKAGQSTCPLCKVGLNMGSKDPPNFNTCTDCKNAVCNQCGFNPQPNSPGVSFKLHS is encoded by the exons ATGTTCTCCTCTAAGTTCCTCAGTGGGGCTAATCCCCTGAGCGCCATGTCCTCTGCGGTGAACAAGTTGGGCCGTTTTGGGGACGATGTTGGAGAGGGGGATCAGAAGAAGAAAGCTGATTCGCAGCAGGGGGCTAAGGGGCCGCAGCAGCCGGGGACGGGCCCCCAGAAAGCAGGCCAGGGTCCCCCAAAGCAGCTGGGTAACGGACAGGTGGGGAATCCACCCAAGCCGACCGGTCAAGCAGCCACTCAGAAGCCTGGAGCAAAGTCGGAGGAACAGTCCAAAGCTCCAGGAAAACCTGGTCCGCAGCagaaactacaacaacaacaacaacagcaacaaggTTTGCCGAAGGCTGGAGTTCAGCCTCAAAGTGCAGCTAAGGGTGAACAACAGGCTTCTTCTAAGGGAGCTCAACAACAGGCCTCCCCAAAGCCTGGATcaccaccccaacaacaacaacaacaacaacaccaacaaggACCTCCTAAGGGTGGTCTGCAACCCAAAGGGAGTCCGAGACCAGAGGCGCAGCAGCAAGCCTCAAAGACTCGATCCCCGATGGGGTCACCGAAACCTGGGCAGGCGCAGAGCTCCGACAGGACCTCACCCGACCAGCGGGCTTCTTCTGGTCCACATGGTGCTCACCAGGGTCCAAAGGAAGCCAAGCCGGCTGGACCCAAGGCCATGTGTCCTGTGTGTACGACTACAGAACTCAACCTGCGCAGTAAGGCGCCACCGAACTACAGCACGTGCACCCGGTGTAAGACCCAAGTGTGCAGCTTCTGCGGCTTCAGCCCCCCGGATTCAGCG GGGAAAGAGTGGCTTTGTCTTCCCTGTCAAATGAAAAGAGCTTCCGGATCTCCTGAACCTGCTGTGCATTCAAAAGTCCAGCCGTCGCCTAACAAAACCGCCACAACCCAGAAGCTGACACCGAGTTCTTCTCCTCCAACCCCTAAACAAGTCACCTCAGCCCCAGGCTCACCAAACCCAACACTGTCCAAGCCAAGAGAACCCTCATCTGTGGCAGAGGCTGCTAAAAGCCAGAAACAGTTGAGTCCATCTCCTGGTCAGAAAACACCACAGGAGAGCCGGAAGACGTCAGGCCCTCAGAAACCTCCAGACCAGACAAATCAAACCGGACGAAAGCAGAGCACCCAACAGGAGTCTGGGGGCTTCTTTGGCTTTGGAGGTTCTAAGGCTCAGCCTGATGCTGCAAAGCCTGAAGAGTCAGTCACTGGGAAGATGTTTGGCTTTGGTTCCTCAATCTTCAACTCTGCGTCCACCTTGATAACCACACCACCTGTTTCTCCAAAAATGGCCGCCGCAAAGGACACCAAACCACCTGCTGTCCAGAAAGCAGAGCAAGAGAAGAGACCAGAGCAACCTCAGCAGGCCAAGGCTTCACCATCAGTACAGGCCAAAGTGGACAAAGCTCCATCAGAGCCTCCAAAGGCAGCAGCTTCCCAAGCTGCTCCTAAAGCAGGCCAGTCCACCTGTCCACTCTGTAAAGTGGGACTCAACATGGGCTCCAAGGATCCTCCCAACTACAACACCTGTACGGATTGTAAGAACACCGTCTGCAATCAGTGTGGATTTAGTCCAATGCCAAATGTTGGG GGAAAGGAGTGGCTCTGTCTCGACTGTCAGGTGAAGAGAGCTTCAGGGGCCATGGGTGAAGCTGGACCTCCGGTTAGAAAACCACAGGCTTCCCCTAATAAAGCATTGACACAAAAGGAGACATCTATAAAGCCGAGCCAAAAGCAATCAAGTCCATCTCCTGGTCAGAAAACACCAGTGGAGAGCCAGACGAAGTCAGGTCCTCAGAAACCTCCAGACGAAAAGAATCAAACCGGACGAAAGCAGAGCACTCAGCAGGAGTCTGGGGGCTTCTTTGGCTTCGGAGGTTCTAAGACTCAGCCTGAAGCTGCAAAGCCTGAAGAGTCAGTCACTGGGAAGATGTTTGGCTTTGGTTCCTCCATCTTCAACTCTGCATCCACCTTGATAACCACACCACCTGTTTCTCCAAAACTGTCAGCCGCAAAGGACACCAAAACACCTGCTGTCCAGAAAGCAGAGCAAGAGAAGAAGCCAGAGCAACCTCAGCAGGCCAAGGCTTCACCATCAGTACAGGCCAAAGTGGACAAAGCTCCATCAGAGCCTCCAAAGGCAGCAGGCTCCCAAGCTGCTCCTAAAGCAGGCCAGTCCACCTGTCCACTCTGTAAGGTGGGACTCAACATGGGCTCCAAGGATCCTCCCAACTACAACACCTGTACTGATTGTAAGAACAGGGCCTGCAACCAGTGTGGATTTAATCCGATGCAAAATAAATCAGAG GTGAAGGAGTGGCTGTGTCTCACCTGTCAGATGCAGAGGGCTCTGGGAGCTTCTGAAGCTCCAGGACAACTAGCGGTCAAACCCCAAGCCTCCCCGAAGAAAGTCTCTCCATCTCCTGAACCCCAGAAGAAAGTAATCTCTGAGTCAGCCGGATCTCCTCAAAGAAAGCAGTCAATGCCAGCTGTAGATCTAAACAAGGTTGAAGTTGCTAAAGGACAAGACGGGCCGAAGCAGTCAAGTCCATCTCCTGGTCAGAAAACACCACAGGAGAGCCGGAAGACGTCAGGTCCTCAGAAACCTCCAGACCAGACCAATCAAACCGGACGGAAGCAGAGCACCCAACAGGAGTCTGGGGGCTTCTTTGGCTTTGGAGGTTCAAAGGCTCAGCCAGATGCTGCAAAGCCTGAAGAGTCAGTCACTGGGAAGATGTTTGGCTTTGGTTCCTCCATCTTCAACTCTGCGTCCACCTTGATAACCACACCACCTGTTTCTCCAAAACTGTCAGCAGCAAAGGACGCCAAAACACCTGCTGTCCAGAAAGCAGAGCAAGAGAAGAAGCCAGAGCAACCTCAGCAGGCCAAGGCTTCACCATCAGTACAGGCCAAAGTGGACAAAGCTCCATCAGAGCCTCTAAAGGCAGCAGCTTCCCAAGCTGCTCCTAAAGCAGGCCAGTCCACCTGTCCACTCTGTAAGGTGGGACTCAACATGGGCTCCAAGGACCCTCCCAACTTCAACACCTGCACGGATTGTAAAAACGCTGTCTGCAACCAGTGTGGATTCAACCCCCAGCCAAATAGCCCAGGGGTAAGTTTTAAACTGCATTCCTGA